The following nucleotide sequence is from Cercospora beticola chromosome 2, complete sequence.
CCACCACATTTCTCGTGACGGTCCTTGTTTGCATAGAGATCTGTGCGGATGGCCTCGAGACGTACGTTACGCAAGATTATGAACTATACTGGCACATCCGAAAGTTACACGACGCCGGTCGCGACCTTTGTCGCGTTATGACGGCAGACAGATCACAGCATGATCTTATTGATATGCTACGGATCTTCAAGAGCCACGAGTGCTCGACTCTGCATGATCGATTATATTCTCTGGTCTCTCTAGACCCCACATACAGCTTCAGAGTCGACTACTCACTTTCGTTCCCACAATTATGCTTGGACTTCGCGAGAAAGGCAGTTGCGAAAGGAGACTTCCGTGTCCTGAACTACGCCTTCACCTGCAGTCTTTCGAAGGATCATCCTTTCAACAAATGCAGTCGGCTGGGTATTCCCTCATGGATGCCTGATTTTCGGATGGCTCCTGGTACATGGGGAACCGAAGATATCAGACTCATTTGCCAAACCCTTTCTTCAAGCATAATCGATGCCAGCTCTCAGCTGTCCTTGGAGCTCTTCTGGTTATGAGATGTGCGCGAAGTGGACAAAGTGCCGGGTATGGCGTTCAACCACTGGACGGCGGTGATGATAAACACGACGTCCGAACCGCAGCCCTCGCACCTACTACAGATTCGTCTCCCATTTCAGGATCGTATTGAGCCAGAGATGATACAACCTGGCGACGCCATCTTTACGTTGGATTACACTCGATGGAATAGAAGCATTGTTGGTCTTCGACCTCTGGCTCACCATTTCACGCTGGTATTCGCCGTGAACGAGCTGTATCTGGTTGATGGTGACCATGACTGCACGAACTTTGATACGTTGCGGGGAAAAAAGAGGACTGTAACCATTGTGTGAGGCGCAAAAGTTTCGTTCTTACACAACACCTTCGTGCCGCACTCACCCCAACTGGCTGTTCAACTAGCGGAAACATTCGCTATCGCGGTTGCTCAATTTGCTCTCGTAGGAGAATCCTGCCTCTCCTCAATGCCCAGCTCTTTGATGAACAAATCAGCAGCCCGCTCACCAATCACGAACGCCGTGCCACCAGTATTCGCTCCCACATTCTCTGGCGGGATCGACAAATCAGCCAACTTAAGATTTTCCAGGCCGTGAACACTCAGCTTCTCGTCAACAACGCCATTTTTCTCCTTCGGAGCCATCTTGCACGTTCCGAGCGAATGCCAAGTCGTCGACAAAATCTCTCGGACCCTCTGTTCAATCGCCTTGTTATCTTCCTCGGAGTACTCAATCCTCTCATCACCCTTCGCAATCGGTCCATCGGCCTTCTCAACGACGGCAGCTTTCGAGCCTTCTGGGAAGCGTGGATGCGTCATGGCGAGCTCGCCGCGGAAAATTGGCATGCGGCGCCACATCTCCCGTGAGAGTTTGTAGGCCCAGATGTGTTTCTTCACATCGTTATCGCCTTGGTCTTTGAGCCAGCCGGTCTCGAAATCGGGACGATCAGCCATCGTCTTGCCGGTGATGTGGATGTGGCCGCGGCTGAAGGGGTAGCCCGTCCAGTTGGCTTGAGAGACGTACTCTGCATCATCGGGCAGCATGCTGTGGTCGCCGTAAAAGCTGGAGAATGTTAGCCATGTCAATGTTTGAGAGCGACAGTGTCGTACCAGTTGTAGAGAGCGAGGATCATCAAAGGACGGTCTGGGACGTCCTTGAAATCTCGATCCCAAGCCTTTCGAAACTCTGGTCCCAGCGCGTCGACCTCTTCTTCAGTAGGACGGAACTTTCCCTCTACGAATCATCAGCTGCCAATCGACCTCGAGACAAGAGAAGGTACTCACGTCCGTCCATTGCGTTGGTACCAAGCAACTCATCGTTCATCCTAATGGCTTCTTCAATGTTGAACCTTCCGTCCTGGAAGCCGTTGATGCACTCTCTCGGCGCGAGGTTCGTTCGGTATGACCACAATGAGAGATGATGATCTTGGTAGTCCGATCCAACACCTGGAAGATCTTCGACAACTTCCACGCCAGCCTTCTTTAAGACCTCAGCGCCGCCGACTCCGGATCTCTCCAAGATACCTGGCGTAGCATTCGCACCGGCAGAGACGATGACCATCTTTCGTGCCTTCACGACCCTAGGAGATACGTATCCGATATCGAGGTACTCTGGATTCGCCATAAACTTCGGGTTGGTCTGGTACTCCACGCCAGTTGCTTTTTTGCCATCGAACATAACACGCAACACCTGCTTCTCGGTCAAAACGTGCAAGTTCGGGTACTCGTTTCCTTGCAACTTTGGATGCAAGTACCGATGTGCAGCGTCTTGGCGTCTGCCATTCGGTCCAACATATCTGTAGTATCGCTCTACAGCATTATTATTGTCCAGATTCTGAAGATCTTGAACTTCTGGATATCCAAGCGCTGCTGCAGATTCGACGAAGGCGTTTTCGGAGCGAGAGCAGGTGTAAGTGCCCTTGGATACATTGATGGGTCCGCTGTCGCCGTGACGGTCTTTGTCGCCTTTGCCATGGTAGGTTTCGAGCTTGAGAGCCAAATGTCAGAATATGGAAGACGTGAGGATAACACGACGTACCTTCTTCAAGAATGGCAGCATCTCATCTGCGCTCCAACCGGGACACTTCCAGCTGTCGAAGTCGCTTCGCTGGGCTCGAGTGTATACCATCCAGTTCATTGCACTTCCGCCACCGAGTGTTCCACCCGAAGGCACGATGGGCTTCCGGCCTGCCAGTTGCTCCGACTCATTGCCATGCCAGAATAGAGTGATCTTGCTCGTTGGAAAGAGGTTGCGTGGGTACAGAGCTGGATGAACGACCTCGGGCATGCCATAATTGTTTGGTCCTTGTTCGATCACGAGGATTTTAAGGTTCTTGTCTGCTTCGGCGAGACGTCCTGCTACGACACAGCCCGCGAGACCGCCTGAAAGGATTGTTAGCCCTCGTGCATGGGAACATGGAGGAGATTCGAGAACGACTTACCTCCTGCGATGATCACGTCCACGTCATTGAGGTCGCTAGGTAGTTTCGTGTGGTACGGCATTTTGATCGATGCAACTCCAATGCTCTGTGAGATTTCTCGATGGTTTCACAACACAATAGCAAAAGCTTGATCAACTCATCAAACATGCATACGTGCAGACACAACACAATTAATACCGACTGCACGACCATAACCGACCATCGCGAGGCAGAACGTCATGTTCCTGAACGGCAAAATGGAAAGACAACAACCCCTCATGCTTTGCAATGCTTGATCATCCTGCTGCTCACTGTTGTAGACAGATCTGTGGGATGAACACACAGATCGCGATGTTGGTACGACAGGAGGCTGTCTCGAGTGGTGTTCTCAAAGCGGGCAGAGCTCCATGCTTTGCATATGCATATGCACCCCGCAGAGCCGCGTGTGCGAGGGAGCTTTGTAGCTTGCCACATGCGAAAGCTACGTGCAGGAGTTAAAAGCGAATGTGATATGACGCAGCGTGGGATGCTGGTGAGGGCGGATGTAACCGAGATCTTGGGCAGATGGCCATCGAGGTGGTAAATGATATCCGGGAATTGGCATCGAATTGATCAATGGTTGATCGGCACTACCCTTACTGCATGCACGATTGTTAGCACACGTGTGAGAAAACGTATATCTATAGGCTGACGGTGTAGATATCGATCAGACTTATTGCTGGAGCATAGTCTTCGTCCACTAAAGCATGCGATACAATGTCTCATGGCTCCTCGGCTCAGTGATCAACTCCAACTCATACGTTCAGCCCGACATGCAAACGGTGCAAGCCAGAATGCACTGGAAAGCCGCAAACAAGTCATAGAAGCGTTATCTTTGCAGGTGACTATCGTTAAGAGTCCCGGCTATACGTACGCCTCGGTGATACGAGCAAGCATGACATGCCCCACTGGAAGACAAAATGCATATCGCCCCGCATGGCAAAACAGATCCGCCATGGTCTTCAAGCAACGCGCAATCGCCACCACTCACAAGTTCTTGTCTCTAACTCAATCGTTGACGGGACTGCCGCTGATGTTCTCAACACATGTGAACCACGCAATTTACGAGCATACCGTTAGGCCATGAGAGATTGCTAAAGGACCGCTTATCAACAGGGGTATATCAATTCTGACATCTATTGCTGATAATGGGAAAGAGACTCGATTGCCTTTGCCTTGTAATTGTGGTCTCCAAAGTGTCCAGCAAAAAGCAAATATTCAACAGCATAAGGTTGCATCCACATCCAGGTCAAAGATCTGCATACACAGGCCTTAAGCTCAACTGAATCTGCCGACTTGCCCTCGACGCCTGGCCAACAAACGACTTACAAGGATACCGTTACGCAATGGAATGTCATTGAAGCGGACAGCGCCAGGACCGTATATAAAGGTTGACCTTTGGCTCTGATGGTGACCTTGGTTGTTTCGTTCGATCATGCAGAAAGTTGATGTCGAGAATATGTCGGACAAGAAGCAAAACAGGCGTCCGTGGCGCTCGGTCATCATCTTGCTCCAGCGCCACAGATGGAAGTAAGCTTAGTTCGCTATCAACCAGCGGCTGAGCCAGGGTTGTAAGATCCTTGACACCTGATCAACAGGCGATTTGTAAGGCTACCGCTGCACCACGGAAGATCGTTGTGTATTGAACTGAATTCTTTGTAAATATTTCCTGACTGGTGTGCTGATGCAGAGAGGTAAGTGGACTATGAGGGCACTCACGACTGCTGGTGGCCCACAGTGATTTGGTTGGAAAGGCCAAGCAAGGCGTTCGGTTGTGCAGCTCGGTTTGAGGCGACGCATCTGATCAAATTCAACACGAGGAAGTGGCAGCTTGCAGTCCGCTGCGAGCTACCGATGGACAGCAAAGTAGAGTACCATGAGACATAGTGTGCTGTGTCCCTGGTCGAGAGCACGTCCCTTCGGTTGAATGTATCTCGACCCCATGCAGCTTACTCAAAGCATTCTGCCTCGCGAAGGGACATAGGCGCGCAATCAAGGTTGCGGCAAGAGAGTTCTCACTGATCTGGCGCTGTGCGCGACTTTCTGTTCTGCTGTCCGCAAATGGGCGGGTTATCTTCGTCCGTAAATGTACAACCTGTCTGGTATCTGAAAGGAGTCTACCCATTTCTCCTCACTGCCCTCCCAGCAGCTCTCGCACCACCTCCCGGCGGCTTCTTTACCACCATCCACATCAtgatcgtcgtcgccaaacTCAACGAGAACCATGTGAAGATGTATTGTGTATGATTGTTCCTCAAGTTAACCTCAGGCGGCCTCCCAATCGGTATACCCTTCTCCGTTCTCCTGTACGTCTCCAACAAATCATTTTTCATCGTCTCTTCAATCCATACTGGCTGACTGCCACTATGCTCCGCCATTTGCTTCACATCTGGGAAATGCCACACGCCCTCCTGTGGTACATTGTCCGGGGTAAACATATTCTTCTTCCAAGGCTCCCTCAGTAGACCTTGCACCACGACTTCACCAGTCGGCAGTCCCTCCGGCCTCTTCGCCTGCGAAGCTTTGTCCTTGGGAATCCAACCTCTGCATACCAGGATCGTGCTTCCTTCACCCTGGTCTTCTCGAACCAATGGCGTAATGACCAAGTACCCGTCTTCTCCATCTAATAGTCTCGGCCCGATCAACATCTCCCTCGAATGATCAAACTTTCCCCTCGCGTACACCCTTCGGTAGTCGAATTCTTGAATCGCATCGGGATCTATCctcggaggaagaggaagcggaTCTCGAATCAACCGATCCTCAAACTTCGCGATGAGGTCGGTCTTCCATGTCAGACGCTGGACTTGCCAACAGCCGAGGATGAAAGCTGTGATTGGAATTGTCGCGAGGAAAGCAAGGCCGTAGAAGTTATGTTTCTTCCCGGCGCGAATGAGAACTGGTGGTGTATCTGCGAGGCCAACAAAGTTTGGGTCATCGCCAGGTTGATCGTATTTTGTGCTATTGTGTCGGCGTGATTGTCGTTGGTGCTGTTGGCTTCGCTGGCGCGCGGAGCGGAGGAGCTGAGATGGGGAGGGCGGAGTTtcgcggcggtggaggcaaCGTCTGCAGATCCATTGCGGTGTCAAGGGCTTGGCGTTGGCGAAGGACCGCCAAAGCAAACGCGAGCGATCCATCTTATgttggcgatggaggaggacaCAATGACATGCTGCACTTCCTGATTCATGAAGTTGATGACGGGCTTGGCTCCGCTTGCCAAGCCGCGTCAAGTCACTTTCAGTGCCTTGACTTCGTTTGAACAACAACACTTTGAGCAACAACCGATACAAATTTCTATCCACA
It contains:
- a CDS encoding uncharacterized protein (BUSCO:EOG09263V60), which codes for MDRSRLLWRSFANAKPLTPQWICRRCLHRRETPPSPSQLLRSARQRSQQHQRQSRRHNSTKYDQPGDDPNFVGLADTPPVLIRAGKKHNFYGLAFLATIPITAFILGCWQVQRLTWKTDLIAKFEDRLIRDPLPLPPRIDPDAIQEFDYRRVYARGKFDHSREMLIGPRLLDGEDGYLVITPLVREDQGEGSTILVCRGWIPKDKASQAKRPEGLPTGEVVVQGLLREPWKKNMFTPDNVPQEGVWHFPDVKQMAEHSGSQPVWIEETMKNDLLETYRRTEKGIPIGRPPEVNLRNNHTQYIFTWFSLSLATTIMMWMVVKKPPGGGARAAGRAVRRNG
- a CDS encoding uncharacterized protein (CAZy:AA3), giving the protein MPYHTKLPSDLNDVDVIIAGGGLAGCVVAGRLAEADKNLKILVIEQGPNNYGMPEVVHPALYPRNLFPTSKITLFWHGNESEQLAGRKPIVPSGGTLGGGSAMNWMVYTRAQRSDFDSWKCPGWSADEMLPFLKKLETYHGKGDKDRHGDSGPINVSKGTYTCSRSENAFVESAAALGYPEVQDLQNLDNNNAVERYYRYVGPNGRRQDAAHRYLHPKLQGNEYPNLHVLTEKQVLRVMFDGKKATGVEYQTNPKFMANPEYLDIGYVSPRVVKARKMVIVSAGANATPGILERSGVGGAEVLKKAGVEVVEDLPGVGSDYQDHHLSLWSYRTNLAPRECINGFQDGRFNIEEAIRMNDELLGTNAMDGQGKFRPTEEEVDALGPEFRKAWDRDFKDVPDRPLMILALYNCFYGDHSMLPDDAEYVSQANWTGYPFSRGHIHITGKTMADRPDFETGWLKDQGDNDVKKHIWAYKLSREMWRRMPIFRGELAMTHPRFPEGSKAAVVEKADGPIAKGDERIEYSEEDNKAIEQRVREILSTTWHSLGTCKMAPKEKNGVVDEKLSVHGLENLKLADLSIPPENVGANTGGTAFVIGERAADLFIKELGIEERQDSPTRAN